A window from Prochlorococcus marinus CUG1435 encodes these proteins:
- the pepN gene encoding aminopeptidase N: MNKPKNQNNISRYVKLEDYKLFDYEIPEIFLDFVIKKNAVNVTTKLKLVKKNKNTRNLILDGTDILIKKIFVDNSLLGKKYYKQQKNNLKIENINKDNFLLKIEGVIKPKENTSLLGMYESNGIITTQCEAEGFRRISFHSDRPDILSKYTVRIEADKNDYPVLLSNGNVIKENNLANNRHEIIWEDPYPKPSYLFALVAGKLNCVKDNFITKSNKKVKINIFVEYGDEKYVQHAISSLQKSMKWDEDQYNLEYDLSLFNIVAVRHFNMGAMENKSLNIFNSKLILANSETTTDEELERIEGVIAHEYFHNWTGNRVTCRDWFQLSLKEGLTVFRDQQFTADVHDREIKRLDDAKFLRRNQFREDSGPTSHPVVPIKYKEIDNFYTTTIYEKGAEIIRMLNKLVKDENFYKGFSNYISTYDGKAATIDQFVDKILEHNNEIDPEKFKIWYKQNGTPKIKFKRIWDQKSEKLTIEASQSNPIKKNPYNDLPLIIPINLAIFCSENKTIVKTVVLKTKKQEFIFRNIRSHLQIPIVTYFREFSSPVEWESDTALDEKFLILKYEKDFFTLSNTVKAFYKKIILCRLDEKPDHKIENKLIRTLISFIKNKDINLSLLSELLSIPTFAEIESEMENIDPLKIYKTIDELNHLFGIKLKKELYFKLEEIEKNLDKVWPEGKNERKLIETIWKLLLHSHDEEIKSKIINYVDSNSMTLAKAALNSFSRINCPERKLISNIFFNKWKNNSVVLDSWFSFNASIEIDEKTCSIEKLFENKFFDSKSPNTLRAILNSFVTRNSTFHAIDGSGYKYIAKKIIDFDKLNPIVVSRFVKVFSRYNYYSDPYKNNMVETIKQIKKNKLSTNTKEVLDSIIE, from the coding sequence ATGAACAAACCAAAAAACCAAAATAATATTTCAAGATATGTGAAACTTGAAGATTACAAACTTTTTGATTATGAAATTCCAGAAATCTTTTTGGACTTCGTAATTAAGAAAAATGCTGTAAATGTTACGACCAAACTAAAATTGGTAAAAAAAAATAAGAATACCAGAAATCTAATTCTAGATGGTACGGATATATTAATAAAAAAAATATTTGTAGATAACTCACTACTGGGAAAGAAATACTACAAACAGCAAAAAAATAACTTGAAAATTGAAAATATAAACAAAGATAATTTTTTATTAAAAATAGAAGGAGTAATTAAACCGAAGGAAAATACGTCCCTTTTAGGTATGTATGAGAGCAATGGAATTATAACTACGCAATGTGAGGCAGAGGGATTTAGAAGAATAAGTTTTCACTCTGATAGGCCTGATATTCTAAGCAAATACACTGTGAGAATTGAAGCAGACAAGAATGATTATCCTGTCTTACTCTCAAATGGAAACGTCATAAAAGAAAATAATCTTGCAAATAATCGACATGAAATAATTTGGGAAGACCCATATCCGAAACCCTCATATCTATTTGCATTGGTAGCAGGAAAACTTAATTGTGTAAAAGACAATTTCATAACAAAATCGAATAAAAAGGTAAAAATAAATATTTTTGTCGAGTATGGCGATGAAAAATATGTTCAACATGCAATAAGTTCCTTACAGAAATCTATGAAGTGGGACGAGGATCAATATAACCTTGAATACGATTTGTCATTATTCAATATTGTTGCAGTCAGGCACTTTAATATGGGAGCAATGGAAAATAAAAGTCTCAATATATTCAACTCAAAACTAATACTCGCTAATTCTGAAACAACAACTGATGAAGAATTAGAGAGAATTGAGGGCGTGATCGCCCATGAATACTTCCATAATTGGACTGGGAATAGAGTGACTTGTAGAGATTGGTTTCAACTATCTCTAAAAGAGGGTCTAACAGTATTCAGAGATCAACAATTCACTGCAGACGTTCATGATCGCGAAATCAAGAGACTTGATGATGCTAAATTTCTTAGAAGAAATCAATTTAGAGAGGATTCTGGTCCAACATCACATCCTGTAGTGCCAATAAAATATAAAGAAATAGACAATTTCTATACGACCACGATTTACGAGAAAGGAGCAGAAATAATTAGAATGCTTAATAAGCTTGTAAAGGATGAAAATTTCTATAAAGGATTTAGTAATTACATCTCAACATATGATGGAAAGGCAGCAACAATAGACCAATTTGTCGATAAAATTTTAGAACATAATAATGAAATCGATCCTGAAAAGTTTAAAATCTGGTACAAGCAAAATGGGACTCCAAAAATTAAATTTAAGAGAATCTGGGATCAAAAAAGCGAAAAACTTACAATTGAAGCCTCTCAAAGTAATCCAATAAAGAAGAACCCATATAATGATTTACCTCTAATAATTCCTATAAATCTGGCTATATTTTGCAGTGAAAATAAAACGATAGTAAAAACGGTTGTTTTAAAAACAAAAAAACAAGAATTTATTTTTAGGAATATAAGATCTCACCTCCAAATTCCTATAGTAACTTATTTTCGCGAATTCTCTTCACCTGTTGAGTGGGAATCAGACACTGCCTTGGATGAAAAGTTTCTAATCTTAAAATATGAAAAAGATTTTTTTACACTATCTAATACTGTAAAAGCATTTTATAAAAAAATTATTTTATGTAGATTAGATGAAAAACCAGATCATAAAATTGAAAATAAATTAATAAGGACCTTAATATCATTTATAAAAAATAAAGATATTAATTTATCCCTTTTATCAGAATTACTAAGTATTCCGACATTTGCTGAAATTGAATCGGAAATGGAAAATATAGATCCTTTAAAGATATATAAAACTATTGACGAATTAAATCATTTATTCGGTATCAAATTAAAAAAAGAATTATATTTTAAGCTCGAAGAAATAGAGAAAAATCTAGATAAAGTGTGGCCTGAAGGTAAAAATGAAAGAAAACTAATCGAAACTATTTGGAAACTACTATTACACAGTCATGATGAGGAAATTAAAAGTAAAATAATTAATTATGTCGATAGTAATTCAATGACGCTAGCAAAAGCTGCATTGAATTCATTCAGTAGGATTAATTGTCCTGAACGAAAACTTATTTCAAATATATTCTTCAATAAATGGAAAAATAATAGTGTCGTTTTGGATAGTTGGTTCTCATTCAATGCATCTATAGAAATTGATGAAAAAACATGCAGCATTGAAAAATTATTTGAAAATAAGTTTTTTGATTCAAAATCACCGAACACTTTAAGAGCTATATTAAATTCTTTCGTAACAAGAAATAGTACTTTTCATGCAATTGATGGTTCTGGTTATAAATATATTGCAAAAAAGATAATTGATTTTGATAAATTAAATCCAATCGTAGTTTCCCGTTTTGTGAAAGTATTTAGTAGATACAATTATTATTCAGACCCTTACAAAAATAATATGGTAGAAACAATAAAGCAGATTAAAAAAAATAAACTATCAACAAATACTAAAGAAGTATTAGATTCAATAATAGAGTAA
- a CDS encoding photosystem II reaction centre N prot produces the protein MFAIALGMSPIEKITVAISASIFIIAFTWVSIKGDLRKLANELIEDNENNQDN, from the coding sequence ATGTTTGCTATTGCACTTGGAATGTCACCTATCGAAAAAATCACCGTTGCAATATCTGCTTCAATTTTTATAATCGCCTTTACATGGGTCTCGATTAAGGGAGATTTAAGAAAACTCGCTAATGAACTAATTGAAGACAATGAAAATAATCAGGATAATTAA